From a single Thermoanaerobaculia bacterium genomic region:
- a CDS encoding HEAT repeat domain-containing protein, with translation MNARRARQAMTAVALSSFLCGAASAKLVGGEVQHRPATDPEAEVRKLAKGPETVWLAWTVPARGEQTICGFGHGREGRGGWGMTLEDDDASWGSRDDAPPIAVARVELYAAVRNGSVQRLRFASEGCPVQAGTQRIVWLDGVVPAASVAFFARLAETRRDTERGESLSEGALAGLGFHADPAAPLALVHLGRESDDDEVRAQAQFWLAQTGDPRAARWIREAIARDPSDEVREQSVFALSQVADATPQLLALLRESGDREVKRQAIFWLGQSDDPRAIAELERLLVR, from the coding sequence GTGAACGCCCGGCGCGCCAGGCAGGCGATGACGGCCGTCGCGCTCTCGTCATTCCTCTGCGGAGCGGCCTCGGCGAAGCTCGTCGGCGGCGAGGTCCAACACCGGCCGGCGACCGACCCGGAAGCCGAGGTTCGGAAGCTCGCCAAGGGCCCGGAAACGGTCTGGCTCGCCTGGACGGTGCCGGCCCGGGGCGAGCAGACGATCTGCGGCTTCGGTCACGGTCGAGAGGGCCGAGGCGGCTGGGGGATGACTCTGGAGGACGACGATGCGAGCTGGGGTTCGCGCGACGACGCACCGCCGATCGCCGTCGCCCGGGTCGAGCTCTACGCCGCCGTGCGCAACGGCAGCGTCCAGCGGCTCCGGTTCGCATCCGAGGGCTGTCCGGTGCAGGCGGGCACCCAGCGCATCGTCTGGCTCGATGGCGTCGTTCCGGCAGCGAGCGTCGCCTTCTTCGCTCGCCTCGCCGAAACGCGACGGGATACGGAGCGCGGCGAAAGCCTGAGCGAAGGCGCCCTCGCCGGCCTGGGGTTCCACGCCGACCCGGCGGCGCCGCTCGCTCTCGTCCACCTCGGCCGCGAGTCGGACGATGACGAGGTGCGCGCCCAGGCCCAGTTCTGGCTGGCGCAGACCGGCGATCCGCGCGCCGCGCGCTGGATCCGCGAGGCGATCGCCCGCGACCCCTCGGACGAAGTGCGCGAGCAGTCGGTCTTCGCCCTCTCGCAGGTCGCCGATGCGACGCCGCAGCTCCTCGCACTACTGCGCGAAAGCGGCGACCGCGAGGTGAAACGCCAGGCGATCTTCTGGCTGGGGCAGTCGGACGACCCGCGCGCGATCGCGGAGCTCGAGCGCCTGCTCGTCCGCTAG
- a CDS encoding sigma-70 family RNA polymerase sigma factor, whose protein sequence is MDPRDTDLVRRVLAGDTDAFEGLVAAHSRAVYGLAYRVTGNAAAAEDAVQETFLRAFRFLARFDQRAGFGTWLHRIAVNAAIDQTRRTRRERAARVDLPDEGAQALVEFPTGDAGPERQALDAEIRRRTENALAELSPAERAAFVLRHYEGRSIAEISSTLGKRDNATKQSIFRAVRKLRAALAPLAPSVAPGNQEALHEEPA, encoded by the coding sequence ATGGACCCCCGGGATACCGACCTCGTCCGCCGCGTGCTCGCCGGCGACACCGACGCCTTCGAGGGTCTGGTCGCGGCCCATAGCCGGGCGGTCTACGGTCTGGCCTATCGCGTCACCGGCAACGCTGCGGCGGCCGAGGACGCCGTGCAGGAGACCTTTCTGCGCGCCTTCCGCTTCCTCGCCCGCTTCGACCAGCGCGCCGGCTTCGGCACCTGGCTGCACCGCATCGCGGTGAACGCCGCCATCGACCAGACCCGGCGCACCCGCCGCGAGCGGGCGGCCCGGGTCGATCTTCCGGACGAGGGTGCGCAGGCCCTGGTGGAGTTTCCGACCGGCGACGCCGGACCCGAGCGCCAGGCGCTCGACGCCGAGATCCGCCGGCGCACCGAGAACGCCCTGGCCGAGCTCTCCCCGGCGGAGCGCGCGGCCTTCGTCCTGCGCCACTACGAAGGGCGCTCGATCGCCGAGATCAGCTCGACCCTCGGCAAACGCGACAACGCCACCAAACAGTCGATCTTCCGGGCGGTGCGCAAGCTCCGCGCCGCGCTCGCTCCCTTGGCACCCTCCGTCGCCCCGGGAAATCAGGAGGCGCTCCATGAAGAACCGGCCTGA
- a CDS encoding cupin domain-containing protein, which produces MTASKVLPARDFRWPVALKPYKDGGDLYRDVTRQTLLGEGEGEEALSFVTRYFEVAAGGYSTLEQHRHPHAVVVLCGRGTVQLGASRFAIEPSDCVYVAPGEVHQFRADRGERLGFLCVVDRDRDRPVPVPPR; this is translated from the coding sequence ATGACGGCTTCGAAGGTTCTCCCAGCGCGCGACTTCCGCTGGCCGGTGGCGCTCAAGCCTTACAAGGACGGCGGCGACCTCTACCGCGACGTCACCCGGCAAACCCTGCTCGGCGAAGGCGAGGGCGAAGAGGCGCTCTCTTTCGTGACGCGCTACTTCGAGGTCGCGGCGGGCGGCTACTCGACCCTCGAGCAGCACCGGCATCCGCACGCCGTGGTCGTCCTCTGCGGCCGGGGGACCGTGCAGCTGGGTGCCAGCCGCTTCGCCATCGAGCCTTCCGACTGCGTCTATGTGGCCCCCGGCGAGGTGCACCAGTTCCGCGCCGACCGGGGCGAGAGGCTCGGCTTCCTCTGCGTCGTCGACCGCGATCGCGACCGGCCGGTGCCGGTTCCGCCGCGGTAG
- a CDS encoding DUF885 domain-containing protein → MRLRPALVLFCFMTSALLAVAEAQADEAARLRALLEREWTVRLAESPLLATYVGVHTSDDQLGRTTEEDLARRERETRAFLDALAKVDRAALPPADQVSYDLFGTELRDRLDSRRFGEEQLMLNADSGFHTELAQLPDMVPLATVRDYENYLARLRQFPRVFDEGVALMRRGLARGMTPPRVAIAGVDATAAAHAVATPEESVLYAPFADFPATFAAGERERLRAAGRSAVEEAVLPSYRRFRDFLRDEYLPQSRTTLAAADLPDGREYYRYLIRHFTTLDMTPEAIHELGLAQVARIRGEMNGVMKKTGFTGDFASFLQFLRSDPRFYAQSPEELLKEASYIAKQMDGKLPGLFHRLPRQPYGVAPVPAAMAPKYTSGRYVSAPVGGTQPGWYWVNTYALDKRPLYNLEALTFHEAVPGHHLQGALSQELEGLPQFRRFLYVDAFGEGWGLYSEWLGIEAGFYTDPYRDFGRLGYEAWRASRLVVDTGLHAFGWSRERAIEYLAANTTLPLHEVTTEIDRYISWPGQALCYYLGFMKIRELRARAEGALGAAFDVRDFHDAVLANGALSLPALERQIDDFIAARREPAGSPAAPAAPAGTGSR, encoded by the coding sequence ATGCGACTTCGGCCGGCGCTCGTTCTGTTCTGCTTCATGACCTCCGCACTTCTGGCAGTCGCTGAGGCGCAGGCCGACGAAGCGGCGCGCCTTCGCGCGCTGCTCGAACGCGAGTGGACGGTGCGGCTCGCGGAGAGCCCGCTGCTCGCCACCTATGTCGGTGTGCACACGAGCGACGACCAGTTGGGACGCACGACGGAGGAGGATCTCGCCCGGCGTGAGCGCGAGACGCGGGCTTTCCTCGACGCGCTGGCGAAAGTCGACCGCGCGGCGCTCCCTCCGGCCGATCAGGTGAGCTACGACCTCTTCGGCACGGAGCTCCGGGATCGCCTCGACTCGCGCCGGTTCGGTGAAGAGCAGCTCATGCTGAACGCCGACTCGGGCTTCCACACCGAGCTCGCACAGCTCCCGGACATGGTACCGCTCGCGACCGTGCGCGACTACGAGAACTACCTCGCGCGTCTGCGCCAGTTTCCGCGCGTCTTCGACGAGGGGGTAGCCCTCATGCGCCGCGGTCTCGCGCGCGGCATGACGCCGCCGCGGGTGGCGATCGCCGGGGTCGATGCCACGGCGGCCGCGCACGCCGTCGCGACCCCGGAAGAGAGCGTGCTCTACGCGCCGTTCGCCGACTTCCCGGCGACCTTCGCGGCGGGCGAGCGCGAGCGCCTGCGCGCGGCGGGCCGCAGCGCCGTCGAAGAGGCGGTGCTGCCCTCGTACCGGCGCTTCCGCGACTTCCTGCGCGACGAGTATCTGCCGCAGAGCCGGACGACCCTCGCCGCCGCCGACCTGCCCGACGGCCGCGAGTACTACCGCTATCTCATCCGCCACTTCACGACCCTCGACATGACGCCGGAGGCGATCCACGAGCTGGGTCTCGCGCAGGTGGCGCGCATCCGCGGCGAGATGAACGGGGTGATGAAGAAGACCGGCTTCACCGGCGACTTCGCCTCTTTCCTGCAGTTCCTGCGCAGCGATCCGCGTTTCTACGCGCAGAGCCCGGAAGAGCTCCTCAAGGAGGCGTCGTACATCGCCAAGCAGATGGACGGCAAGCTCCCGGGCCTCTTCCACCGCCTGCCGCGCCAGCCCTACGGCGTCGCGCCGGTGCCGGCGGCGATGGCGCCGAAGTACACCAGTGGCCGCTACGTCTCGGCGCCGGTCGGCGGGACTCAGCCGGGCTGGTACTGGGTCAACACCTACGCCCTCGACAAGCGGCCGCTCTACAACCTCGAGGCGCTGACCTTCCACGAAGCGGTCCCGGGGCATCATCTCCAGGGCGCGCTCTCGCAGGAGCTCGAGGGACTGCCGCAGTTCCGGCGTTTCCTCTACGTCGATGCCTTCGGCGAAGGCTGGGGCCTCTACAGCGAATGGCTGGGAATCGAGGCCGGCTTCTACACCGATCCGTACCGTGACTTCGGCCGGCTCGGCTACGAGGCCTGGCGGGCGTCGCGACTGGTGGTGGACACGGGGCTCCACGCCTTCGGCTGGAGCCGCGAACGCGCCATCGAGTACCTCGCCGCCAACACCACGCTGCCGTTGCACGAAGTCACCACCGAGATCGACCGCTACATTTCGTGGCCGGGACAGGCGCTGTGCTACTACCTCGGCTTCATGAAGATCCGCGAGCTGCGCGCGCGCGCCGAAGGGGCGCTCGGCGCGGCGTTCGACGTGCGCGACTTCCACGACGCGGTGCTCGCCAACGGCGCGCTCTCGCTGCCGGCGCTCGAACGGCAGATCGACGACTTCATCGCGGCGCGGCGCGAACCGGCGGGGTCGCCGGCCGCGCCGGCCGCGCCGGCCGGTACCGGCTCGCGCTGA
- a CDS encoding alpha/beta hydrolase has protein sequence MSRARGRFRDYWKTVGREARGRGELLLSPVLDGPLWPRPVQVYLPPGYGDGRERFPVIYLQDGQNLFDPATAFAATWRAERALDRLAGRGRPVIAVGVPNSGLRRIHEYAPFLDRRYGGGGGGDYLEWLAGTVQPLIEKQFRVARGRETTAIAGASMGGLISLYAFGRLPERFGLVGGMSPSLFFGDEALTRWLGERPLAGGRVYLDIGTLEGRRNRRRRTPPKSPSGAMRRLRRLRLAFEKAGYRRGEDLEWIEEPGGRHDEAAWARRLPGMLDFLFPA, from the coding sequence GTGAGCCGGGCGCGCGGGCGTTTCCGCGACTACTGGAAAACGGTCGGGCGCGAGGCCAGGGGGCGGGGGGAGCTCCTGCTCTCTCCGGTTCTCGACGGGCCGCTCTGGCCCCGTCCGGTGCAGGTCTATCTGCCGCCGGGCTATGGCGACGGGCGCGAGCGCTTCCCGGTGATCTATCTCCAGGACGGTCAGAACCTCTTCGATCCGGCGACCGCCTTCGCCGCCACCTGGCGGGCGGAGCGCGCGCTCGACCGGCTCGCCGGCCGGGGACGTCCGGTCATTGCCGTCGGAGTTCCCAACTCCGGGCTGCGGCGCATCCACGAGTACGCCCCCTTTCTCGACCGGCGCTACGGTGGCGGCGGGGGAGGGGACTACCTCGAGTGGCTGGCCGGCACCGTCCAGCCGCTGATCGAGAAGCAGTTCCGCGTCGCGCGCGGCCGCGAAACGACCGCCATCGCCGGCGCCTCGATGGGCGGGCTGATCAGTCTCTACGCCTTCGGCCGCCTGCCCGAGCGCTTCGGCCTCGTCGGCGGCATGAGCCCCTCCCTCTTCTTCGGTGACGAAGCGCTCACGCGCTGGCTCGGCGAGCGGCCGCTCGCCGGCGGCCGGGTCTACCTCGACATCGGGACGCTCGAGGGGCGGCGCAACCGCCGCCGCCGGACGCCACCGAAGTCGCCCTCCGGCGCGATGCGGCGCCTGCGCAGGCTCCGCCTGGCCTTCGAGAAGGCCGGCTACCGTCGCGGGGAGGATCTCGAGTGGATCGAGGAGCCCGGCGGGCGCCACGACGAAGCCGCCTGGGCGCGTCGCCTGCCGGGGATGCTCGACTTTCTGTTCCCGGCCTAG
- a CDS encoding ribulose 1,5-bisphosphate carboxylase: MPLRVHYELALSTAGPGIEARAREMAAGIAREQTVEIPEGVAAAAVEARTIGVVVAVEAAGPRRARVAIDYPWRELVSDLPQLLNLLYGNISLQRGIRIAGVDWPAELLRQFPGPAFGVAGLRALTGVAGRPLLAGALKPVGLGVRELARLAGDCARGGLDLVKDDHSLADQPSAPFRERVLTVAEHVARANRQSGRSCLYVPNLTGPVDRLAERLDDLRDAGVRAAMVAPMLLGLDAVRALAAAAGGAGVALVGHPALAGSLCAPRQGFAPEILFGDLFRIAGCDAVIYPNTGGRFPFTLRDCRAIQRQLLAPLGGLRPALAMVAGGIDAARLARWLPEYATDTIFLVGGSLLGRPDVAAAAAELAELVAGRASSGGGRG, encoded by the coding sequence ATGCCGTTGCGGGTGCATTACGAGCTCGCCCTTTCCACGGCAGGGCCGGGGATCGAAGCGAGGGCGCGCGAGATGGCGGCGGGGATCGCCCGTGAACAGACGGTCGAGATTCCGGAAGGCGTCGCGGCGGCGGCGGTCGAAGCGCGGACGATCGGGGTCGTCGTTGCGGTCGAGGCGGCCGGGCCGCGGCGGGCGCGCGTGGCGATCGACTACCCCTGGCGGGAGCTGGTCTCGGACCTGCCGCAGCTCCTCAATCTGCTCTACGGCAACATCTCGTTGCAGCGCGGCATCCGGATCGCTGGCGTCGACTGGCCGGCGGAGCTCCTGCGGCAGTTTCCGGGACCGGCTTTCGGAGTCGCCGGGCTGCGCGCGCTCACCGGCGTTGCCGGGCGGCCGCTCCTCGCCGGGGCGCTGAAACCGGTCGGGCTCGGCGTGCGCGAGCTGGCGCGTCTGGCGGGCGACTGTGCCCGCGGCGGGCTCGACCTCGTCAAGGACGATCATTCGCTCGCCGACCAGCCGAGCGCGCCGTTCCGCGAGCGCGTGCTGACCGTGGCCGAGCACGTCGCCCGCGCCAACCGGCAGAGCGGCCGGAGCTGCCTCTACGTACCGAATCTCACCGGCCCGGTCGATCGACTCGCCGAGCGGCTCGACGACCTGCGCGACGCCGGCGTGCGCGCCGCGATGGTCGCGCCGATGCTCCTCGGTCTCGACGCGGTGCGGGCGCTCGCCGCGGCCGCAGGGGGGGCGGGTGTGGCGCTGGTCGGCCATCCGGCACTCGCTGGGAGCCTCTGCGCTCCGCGCCAGGGATTCGCCCCGGAGATCCTGTTCGGCGACCTCTTCCGGATCGCCGGCTGTGACGCCGTCATCTATCCGAATACCGGCGGACGGTTTCCGTTCACGCTACGGGACTGTCGGGCGATCCAGAGGCAGCTGCTGGCGCCGCTCGGCGGCTTGCGACCGGCGTTGGCCATGGTGGCCGGCGGAATCGACGCCGCGAGGCTGGCGCGCTGGCTGCCCGAGTACGCCACCGATACGATCTTCCTCGTGGGTGGGAGTCTTCTCGGCCGGCCGGACGTCGCCGCGGCGGCCGCGGAGCTGGCCGAGCTCGTGGCGGGGAGAGCGAGCTCCGGGGGAGGAAGAGGATGA
- a CDS encoding HEAT repeat domain-containing protein — MPRSPLAGIAALAVAAAFFAPPAPASARFSPAALFAADGEGRSPAYRDAQSALDQARWEEAAQRFAAVADAKGADADAALYWKAYAEEKLGRKAEALATLKNLRTTHPKSVWLDDADALEISLTGSAPRGSGPVLAGPRTTGPQGTGPVVAGSGRSGSSPEEDLQLYALDGLMQMDSARALPILEKILAGDRSLQVKQRALFVLSQSDEPRARTLLVETAKSGKPAELQVEAVRSLGIAGDPEDLRALSEIYRTSASKETRGAVLEAFMIADDEKAILEVARTERDPELRGKAIQLLGALDSTAALADLYKSESSREVKGKILEGMMIAGDKKQLLEAARSETDRELRGKAFELLGAIGADAELVALYGTSQDRELRGKIIVGLMMAGDAKAMIGLLRQETDPELKKQIIQHLSMMDDAAAMDEIERLLTEKP; from the coding sequence ATGCCTCGTTCACCCTTGGCAGGAATCGCCGCCCTCGCGGTCGCCGCCGCGTTCTTCGCTCCGCCGGCGCCGGCCTCCGCCCGGTTCTCCCCCGCCGCCCTCTTCGCCGCCGACGGCGAGGGCCGGAGCCCCGCCTACCGCGATGCCCAGAGCGCCCTGGACCAGGCGCGCTGGGAGGAGGCCGCACAGCGCTTCGCCGCGGTCGCCGACGCCAAAGGCGCCGACGCCGACGCCGCGCTCTACTGGAAGGCCTATGCCGAAGAGAAGCTGGGCCGCAAGGCCGAGGCGCTCGCGACCCTGAAAAACCTGCGCACCACCCACCCGAAGAGCGTCTGGCTCGACGACGCCGACGCTCTCGAGATTTCCCTCACCGGCAGCGCGCCGCGCGGCTCCGGACCGGTCCTCGCCGGCCCACGGACCACCGGGCCGCAGGGAACGGGACCGGTCGTCGCCGGCTCCGGAAGGTCCGGGAGCTCTCCGGAGGAGGATCTGCAGCTCTATGCCCTCGACGGGCTCATGCAGATGGACTCGGCGCGCGCCTTGCCGATTCTCGAGAAGATCCTGGCCGGCGACCGCTCGCTGCAGGTCAAGCAGCGCGCCCTCTTCGTCCTCTCGCAGAGCGACGAGCCGCGCGCCCGGACCCTCCTGGTCGAGACGGCGAAAAGCGGCAAGCCCGCCGAGCTCCAGGTCGAGGCGGTGCGCTCCCTGGGCATTGCCGGCGACCCCGAAGACCTCCGGGCACTCTCCGAGATCTATCGCACGTCCGCATCGAAGGAGACCCGGGGCGCGGTACTCGAGGCGTTCATGATCGCCGACGACGAGAAGGCGATCCTCGAGGTCGCACGCACCGAGCGCGATCCGGAGCTGCGCGGCAAGGCGATCCAGCTCCTCGGCGCCCTCGACTCGACCGCGGCCCTTGCCGACCTCTACAAGAGCGAGAGCTCGCGCGAGGTGAAGGGCAAGATCCTCGAGGGGATGATGATCGCCGGCGACAAGAAGCAGCTCCTGGAGGCGGCCCGCAGCGAGACCGACCGCGAGCTGCGCGGCAAGGCCTTCGAGCTCCTCGGCGCGATCGGCGCCGACGCCGAGTTGGTGGCGCTCTACGGAACGAGCCAGGACCGCGAGCTGCGCGGCAAGATCATCGTCGGCCTGATGATGGCCGGCGATGCCAAGGCGATGATCGGCCTGCTGCGCCAGGAGACCGATCCCGAGCTCAAGAAGCAGATCATCCAGCACCTCTCGATGATGGACGACGCCGCGGCGATGGACGAGATCGAGCGCCTGCTGACGGAGAAGCCGTGA
- a CDS encoding DUF2231 domain-containing protein produces the protein MRSRASIGRHPVHPALVPVPIGAFFVALVADIAYLATSRPFWPRMAGVALAIGVAGALIAALPGLVDFSGLAQGSRVRAIAIAHTLLNVAVVGLQSLSLYLRSRSEASTFEPGTAALALSGLALALLGASGWLGGKMVFQLGAGVTAPPESTR, from the coding sequence ATGCGAAGTCGAGCCTCTATCGGGCGGCACCCCGTGCATCCCGCGCTCGTTCCTGTGCCGATAGGCGCCTTCTTCGTCGCTCTCGTGGCGGACATCGCCTACCTCGCCACGTCGCGCCCGTTCTGGCCCAGGATGGCAGGAGTGGCGCTGGCGATCGGAGTTGCCGGGGCGCTGATCGCCGCTCTCCCCGGCCTCGTCGACTTCTCGGGTCTGGCGCAGGGCTCGCGCGTGCGTGCCATTGCGATTGCGCACACGCTGCTGAACGTCGCCGTCGTCGGCCTGCAGTCCCTGAGTCTCTATCTGCGAAGTCGTTCCGAAGCGTCGACCTTCGAACCGGGCACAGCGGCTCTCGCCCTCTCCGGTCTCGCCTTGGCGCTTCTGGGTGCCTCTGGATGGCTCGGCGGCAAGATGGTGTTCCAGCTCGGTGCCGGCGTAACCGCTCCGCCGGAGTCGACGCGGTAG